One window of the Vanessa atalanta chromosome 22, ilVanAtal1.2, whole genome shotgun sequence genome contains the following:
- the LOC125072787 gene encoding regulation of nuclear pre-mRNA domain-containing protein 2 isoform X3: MGETEEFNTLAFEKKLTQLKDTQESIQSLSGWCLKQRLHHKKIVSSWLNVLKRVKVEQRLVLFYLANDVIQYSKRKNYEFVESWGLNLQKATPLVRDEKVRSKILRIFKIWEQRSVYDDEFLSDLTGLLSAGAIKKTDDDPLDFQPQQLVNKIKQCTVLEADTKVKLKYVHENHLELSDADALCASLKERSHKDDVEKELNEGIACVERYTQALQREIVAREALLALLTSANQYYSTQRGEVKVVAYAYKNFGARVRALKRKLDELVPTLPSAAPSPPQHDEDVPSPGPDEDLELPAPVETGEDDVSYNIDRTFNTSLSADGSLYNLGLSSFLTSDNPMAIFNDTAELDISAASANISQKSQDALPGLDLLTPDSTGNPAPPTSFYGTMETITIADEPDQPYLPEALTNTQWNNPTWTVPADIPPADVDHRGILPPPPPPPILPILGHIDDVDHRLLPGLPPPPPARHPAHLPAPHAAPHPAPHPAHHPAHQDVDHRNLISLTHQPAAPQPVSRPHIVDQDYRVPPMLPPTDIVESVDMDLSEDEEQQGMYPTQQIQNEHRRNSFNNNKVLVGGDIEKVNHVDNNHINLVQMNTNPINAMNKDGPHSAPIVTPLSNPFDNMPSGLKFNIPPNFQNMPPNFKKPASFDEIREENSKDILYEDDLRSRNLEVPVDRRNPSPPEYEDFAKESDWQAGPRPFMNQRFPRNWGPRTNFRPQNYSPQFWPRNGPRPANRWMGPRSQRFW; encoded by the exons ATGGGGGAGACCGAAGAATTCAATACTTTAGCATTCGAAAAGAAGCTAACACAGCTTAAAGATACTCAGGAGAGTATACAATCATTGTCTGGATGGTGCCTAAAGCAAAGACTTCATCATAAAAAGATTGTTTCTAGTTGgttaaacgttttaaaaagaGTAAAGGTGGAACAGCGACtcgtcttattttatttagcgAATGATGTTATTCAGTACAGTAAGAGGAAGAACTACGAGTTTGTTGAGAGTTGGGGTCTTAATTTACAAAAAGCGACGCCTTTAGTCAG AGATGAAAAAGTGAGGTCGAAGATTttacgaatatttaaaatatgggAGCAAAGATCAGTATATGATGATGAGTTTCTCTCAGACCTCACTGGCTTGCTCAGTGCTGGAGCGATTAAAAAGACTGATGATGATCCATTGGATTTTCAA cCACAGcagcttgtaaataaaataaaacagtgtacAGTTCTCGAAGCAGATACaaaggttaaattaaaatatgtacatgaAAATCATTTAGAATTATCCGATGCAGATGCGCTGTGCGCTAGTTTGAAAg AAAGGAGTCATAAAGATGATGTAGAAAAGGAATTAAATGAAGGTATAGCTTGTGTTGAGCGTTATACACAGGCATTGCAGAGAGAGATTGTCGCCCGGGAAGCATTGTTAGCTTTGCTCACTTCGGCTAATCAATATTATTCTACCCAGAGAGGGGAAGTAAAAGTTGTTGCATAT GCTTACAAAAACTTTGGAGCCAGAGTGAGAGCATTAAAACGGAAACTTGATGAGTTAGTACCAACATTACCCAGTGCAGCGCCTTCACCCCCGCAGCATGACGAGGATGTTCCTTCTCCGGGTCCTGATGAAGATCTTGAATTACCAGCTCCAGTTGAGACTGGAGAGGATGATG tatcaTATAATATAGACCGGACATTCAACACATCTTTGTCAGCCGATGGTTCGTTGTACAATCTCGGTTTATCATCTTTCCTGACATCAGACAATCCGATGGCAATATTCAATGACACAGCCGAATTGGATATCAGTG CTGCCAGTGCGAATATTTCACAGAAGTCGCAAGATGCCTTGCCCGGTCTAGATCTCCTGACTCCCGATAGTACGGGCAATCCCGCCCCTCCAACATCTTTTTACGGAACTATGGAGACCATCACGA tTGCAGATGAGCCGGATCAGCCATACTTACCTGAAGCATTGACGAATACCCAATGGAATAACCCTACCTGGACTGTACCCGCg gACATACCACCAGCGGATGTCGACCATCGCGGTATATTGCCAccaccgccgccgccgccgatACTGCCGATATTGGGTC ACATAGACGACGTGGACCACCGCCTGCTGCCCGGcctgccgccgccgccgcccgcgcgccaCCCCGCGCACCTCCCCGCGCCCCACGCCGCGCCGCACCCCGCGCCGCACCCCGCGCACCACCCCGCACACCAAG acgTCGATCACAGAAATTTAATATCGTTAACGCACCAGCCTGCAGCGCCTCAGCCTGTTTCTAGACCGCATATTGTTGACCAA gaTTATAGAGTTCCGCCGATGCTGCCGCCGACGGATATTGTCGAGAGCGTTGACATGGATCTGTCTGAGGATGAGGAGCAAC aagGAATGTACCCGACGCAACAAATCCAGAACGAGCATCGACGCAATAGTTTCAACAACAATAAAGTTTTAGTCGGAGGCGATATCGAGAAAGTGAACCACGTAGATAACAACCACATAAACCTTGTACAAATGAACACTAACCCAATAAACGCTATGAATAAAGACGGCCCTCATAGTGCCCCTATAGTTACTCCCCTATCTAACCCATTCGACAATATGCCATCTGGCCTTAAGTTCAATATACCACCAAACTTCCAGAATATGCCGCCGAATTTCAAAAAGCCGGCAagtttcgatgaaattagagaGGAAAActctaaagatatattatacgaAGATGATCTGAGAAGCAGAAATTTGGAAGTACCAGTCGATCGAAGAAATCCTTCGCCACCGGAATACGAAGATTTTGCAAAAGAGAGCGACTGGCAAGCGGGACCTAGGCCGTTTATGAATCAAAGGTTTCCTAGAAATTGGGGACCCCGGACTAACTTTAGACCACAGAACTACAGTCCCCAGTTTTGGCCGAGAAACGGTCCCAGACCAGCCAATAGATGGATGGGACCTAGGTCGCAAAGATTTTGGTGA
- the LOC125072787 gene encoding uncharacterized protein LOC125072787 isoform X2: MGETEEFNTLAFEKKLTQLKDTQESIQSLSGWCLKQRLHHKKIVSSWLNVLKRVKVEQRLVLFYLANDVIQYSKRKNYEFVESWGLNLQKATPLVRDEKVRSKILRIFKIWEQRSVYDDEFLSDLTGLLSAGAIKKTDDDPLDFQPQQLVNKIKQCTVLEADTKVKLKYVHENHLELSDADALCASLKERSHKDDVEKELNEGIACVERYTQALQREIVAREALLALLTSANQYYSTQRGEVKVVAYAYKNFGARVRALKRKLDELVPTLPSAAPSPPQHDEDVPSPGPDEDLELPAPVETGEDDVSYNIDRTFNTSLSADGSLYNLGLSSFLTSDNPMAIFNDTAELDISAKKIEVINSRSSEKQDFDLGEILKNFETPDNNSTSSENNSAASANISQKSQDALPGLDLLTPDSTGNPAPPTSFYGTMETITIADEPDQPYLPEALTNTQWNNPTWTVPADIPPADVDHRGILPPPPPPPILPILGHIDDVDHRLLPGLPPPPPARHPAHLPAPHAAPHPAPHPAHHPAHQDVDHRNLISLTHQPAAPQPVSRPHIVDQDYRVPPMLPPTDIVESVDMDLSEDEEQRMYPTQQIQNEHRRNSFNNNKVLVGGDIEKVNHVDNNHINLVQMNTNPINAMNKDGPHSAPIVTPLSNPFDNMPSGLKFNIPPNFQNMPPNFKKPASFDEIREENSKDILYEDDLRSRNLEVPVDRRNPSPPEYEDFAKESDWQAGPRPFMNQRFPRNWGPRTNFRPQNYSPQFWPRNGPRPANRWMGPRSQRFW; this comes from the exons ATGGGGGAGACCGAAGAATTCAATACTTTAGCATTCGAAAAGAAGCTAACACAGCTTAAAGATACTCAGGAGAGTATACAATCATTGTCTGGATGGTGCCTAAAGCAAAGACTTCATCATAAAAAGATTGTTTCTAGTTGgttaaacgttttaaaaagaGTAAAGGTGGAACAGCGACtcgtcttattttatttagcgAATGATGTTATTCAGTACAGTAAGAGGAAGAACTACGAGTTTGTTGAGAGTTGGGGTCTTAATTTACAAAAAGCGACGCCTTTAGTCAG AGATGAAAAAGTGAGGTCGAAGATTttacgaatatttaaaatatgggAGCAAAGATCAGTATATGATGATGAGTTTCTCTCAGACCTCACTGGCTTGCTCAGTGCTGGAGCGATTAAAAAGACTGATGATGATCCATTGGATTTTCAA cCACAGcagcttgtaaataaaataaaacagtgtacAGTTCTCGAAGCAGATACaaaggttaaattaaaatatgtacatgaAAATCATTTAGAATTATCCGATGCAGATGCGCTGTGCGCTAGTTTGAAAg AAAGGAGTCATAAAGATGATGTAGAAAAGGAATTAAATGAAGGTATAGCTTGTGTTGAGCGTTATACACAGGCATTGCAGAGAGAGATTGTCGCCCGGGAAGCATTGTTAGCTTTGCTCACTTCGGCTAATCAATATTATTCTACCCAGAGAGGGGAAGTAAAAGTTGTTGCATAT GCTTACAAAAACTTTGGAGCCAGAGTGAGAGCATTAAAACGGAAACTTGATGAGTTAGTACCAACATTACCCAGTGCAGCGCCTTCACCCCCGCAGCATGACGAGGATGTTCCTTCTCCGGGTCCTGATGAAGATCTTGAATTACCAGCTCCAGTTGAGACTGGAGAGGATGATG tatcaTATAATATAGACCGGACATTCAACACATCTTTGTCAGCCGATGGTTCGTTGTACAATCTCGGTTTATCATCTTTCCTGACATCAGACAATCCGATGGCAATATTCAATGACACAGCCGAATTGGATATCAGTG CCAAAAAAATTGAGGTAATCAACTCCAGATCGTCTGAAAAACAAGATTTCGATTTAGGAGAAATATTGAAGAACTTTGAAACTCCCGATAATAATTCGACTTCTTCCGAAAATAATTCAG CTGCCAGTGCGAATATTTCACAGAAGTCGCAAGATGCCTTGCCCGGTCTAGATCTCCTGACTCCCGATAGTACGGGCAATCCCGCCCCTCCAACATCTTTTTACGGAACTATGGAGACCATCACGA tTGCAGATGAGCCGGATCAGCCATACTTACCTGAAGCATTGACGAATACCCAATGGAATAACCCTACCTGGACTGTACCCGCg gACATACCACCAGCGGATGTCGACCATCGCGGTATATTGCCAccaccgccgccgccgccgatACTGCCGATATTGGGTC ACATAGACGACGTGGACCACCGCCTGCTGCCCGGcctgccgccgccgccgcccgcgcgccaCCCCGCGCACCTCCCCGCGCCCCACGCCGCGCCGCACCCCGCGCCGCACCCCGCGCACCACCCCGCACACCAAG acgTCGATCACAGAAATTTAATATCGTTAACGCACCAGCCTGCAGCGCCTCAGCCTGTTTCTAGACCGCATATTGTTGACCAA gaTTATAGAGTTCCGCCGATGCTGCCGCCGACGGATATTGTCGAGAGCGTTGACATGGATCTGTCTGAGGATGAGGAGCAAC GAATGTACCCGACGCAACAAATCCAGAACGAGCATCGACGCAATAGTTTCAACAACAATAAAGTTTTAGTCGGAGGCGATATCGAGAAAGTGAACCACGTAGATAACAACCACATAAACCTTGTACAAATGAACACTAACCCAATAAACGCTATGAATAAAGACGGCCCTCATAGTGCCCCTATAGTTACTCCCCTATCTAACCCATTCGACAATATGCCATCTGGCCTTAAGTTCAATATACCACCAAACTTCCAGAATATGCCGCCGAATTTCAAAAAGCCGGCAagtttcgatgaaattagagaGGAAAActctaaagatatattatacgaAGATGATCTGAGAAGCAGAAATTTGGAAGTACCAGTCGATCGAAGAAATCCTTCGCCACCGGAATACGAAGATTTTGCAAAAGAGAGCGACTGGCAAGCGGGACCTAGGCCGTTTATGAATCAAAGGTTTCCTAGAAATTGGGGACCCCGGACTAACTTTAGACCACAGAACTACAGTCCCCAGTTTTGGCCGAGAAACGGTCCCAGACCAGCCAATAGATGGATGGGACCTAGGTCGCAAAGATTTTGGTGA
- the LOC125072787 gene encoding uncharacterized protein LOC125072787 isoform X1, which yields MGETEEFNTLAFEKKLTQLKDTQESIQSLSGWCLKQRLHHKKIVSSWLNVLKRVKVEQRLVLFYLANDVIQYSKRKNYEFVESWGLNLQKATPLVRDEKVRSKILRIFKIWEQRSVYDDEFLSDLTGLLSAGAIKKTDDDPLDFQPQQLVNKIKQCTVLEADTKVKLKYVHENHLELSDADALCASLKERSHKDDVEKELNEGIACVERYTQALQREIVAREALLALLTSANQYYSTQRGEVKVVAYAYKNFGARVRALKRKLDELVPTLPSAAPSPPQHDEDVPSPGPDEDLELPAPVETGEDDVSYNIDRTFNTSLSADGSLYNLGLSSFLTSDNPMAIFNDTAELDISAKKIEVINSRSSEKQDFDLGEILKNFETPDNNSTSSENNSAASANISQKSQDALPGLDLLTPDSTGNPAPPTSFYGTMETITIADEPDQPYLPEALTNTQWNNPTWTVPADIPPADVDHRGILPPPPPPPILPILGHIDDVDHRLLPGLPPPPPARHPAHLPAPHAAPHPAPHPAHHPAHQDVDHRNLISLTHQPAAPQPVSRPHIVDQDYRVPPMLPPTDIVESVDMDLSEDEEQQGMYPTQQIQNEHRRNSFNNNKVLVGGDIEKVNHVDNNHINLVQMNTNPINAMNKDGPHSAPIVTPLSNPFDNMPSGLKFNIPPNFQNMPPNFKKPASFDEIREENSKDILYEDDLRSRNLEVPVDRRNPSPPEYEDFAKESDWQAGPRPFMNQRFPRNWGPRTNFRPQNYSPQFWPRNGPRPANRWMGPRSQRFW from the exons ATGGGGGAGACCGAAGAATTCAATACTTTAGCATTCGAAAAGAAGCTAACACAGCTTAAAGATACTCAGGAGAGTATACAATCATTGTCTGGATGGTGCCTAAAGCAAAGACTTCATCATAAAAAGATTGTTTCTAGTTGgttaaacgttttaaaaagaGTAAAGGTGGAACAGCGACtcgtcttattttatttagcgAATGATGTTATTCAGTACAGTAAGAGGAAGAACTACGAGTTTGTTGAGAGTTGGGGTCTTAATTTACAAAAAGCGACGCCTTTAGTCAG AGATGAAAAAGTGAGGTCGAAGATTttacgaatatttaaaatatgggAGCAAAGATCAGTATATGATGATGAGTTTCTCTCAGACCTCACTGGCTTGCTCAGTGCTGGAGCGATTAAAAAGACTGATGATGATCCATTGGATTTTCAA cCACAGcagcttgtaaataaaataaaacagtgtacAGTTCTCGAAGCAGATACaaaggttaaattaaaatatgtacatgaAAATCATTTAGAATTATCCGATGCAGATGCGCTGTGCGCTAGTTTGAAAg AAAGGAGTCATAAAGATGATGTAGAAAAGGAATTAAATGAAGGTATAGCTTGTGTTGAGCGTTATACACAGGCATTGCAGAGAGAGATTGTCGCCCGGGAAGCATTGTTAGCTTTGCTCACTTCGGCTAATCAATATTATTCTACCCAGAGAGGGGAAGTAAAAGTTGTTGCATAT GCTTACAAAAACTTTGGAGCCAGAGTGAGAGCATTAAAACGGAAACTTGATGAGTTAGTACCAACATTACCCAGTGCAGCGCCTTCACCCCCGCAGCATGACGAGGATGTTCCTTCTCCGGGTCCTGATGAAGATCTTGAATTACCAGCTCCAGTTGAGACTGGAGAGGATGATG tatcaTATAATATAGACCGGACATTCAACACATCTTTGTCAGCCGATGGTTCGTTGTACAATCTCGGTTTATCATCTTTCCTGACATCAGACAATCCGATGGCAATATTCAATGACACAGCCGAATTGGATATCAGTG CCAAAAAAATTGAGGTAATCAACTCCAGATCGTCTGAAAAACAAGATTTCGATTTAGGAGAAATATTGAAGAACTTTGAAACTCCCGATAATAATTCGACTTCTTCCGAAAATAATTCAG CTGCCAGTGCGAATATTTCACAGAAGTCGCAAGATGCCTTGCCCGGTCTAGATCTCCTGACTCCCGATAGTACGGGCAATCCCGCCCCTCCAACATCTTTTTACGGAACTATGGAGACCATCACGA tTGCAGATGAGCCGGATCAGCCATACTTACCTGAAGCATTGACGAATACCCAATGGAATAACCCTACCTGGACTGTACCCGCg gACATACCACCAGCGGATGTCGACCATCGCGGTATATTGCCAccaccgccgccgccgccgatACTGCCGATATTGGGTC ACATAGACGACGTGGACCACCGCCTGCTGCCCGGcctgccgccgccgccgcccgcgcgccaCCCCGCGCACCTCCCCGCGCCCCACGCCGCGCCGCACCCCGCGCCGCACCCCGCGCACCACCCCGCACACCAAG acgTCGATCACAGAAATTTAATATCGTTAACGCACCAGCCTGCAGCGCCTCAGCCTGTTTCTAGACCGCATATTGTTGACCAA gaTTATAGAGTTCCGCCGATGCTGCCGCCGACGGATATTGTCGAGAGCGTTGACATGGATCTGTCTGAGGATGAGGAGCAAC aagGAATGTACCCGACGCAACAAATCCAGAACGAGCATCGACGCAATAGTTTCAACAACAATAAAGTTTTAGTCGGAGGCGATATCGAGAAAGTGAACCACGTAGATAACAACCACATAAACCTTGTACAAATGAACACTAACCCAATAAACGCTATGAATAAAGACGGCCCTCATAGTGCCCCTATAGTTACTCCCCTATCTAACCCATTCGACAATATGCCATCTGGCCTTAAGTTCAATATACCACCAAACTTCCAGAATATGCCGCCGAATTTCAAAAAGCCGGCAagtttcgatgaaattagagaGGAAAActctaaagatatattatacgaAGATGATCTGAGAAGCAGAAATTTGGAAGTACCAGTCGATCGAAGAAATCCTTCGCCACCGGAATACGAAGATTTTGCAAAAGAGAGCGACTGGCAAGCGGGACCTAGGCCGTTTATGAATCAAAGGTTTCCTAGAAATTGGGGACCCCGGACTAACTTTAGACCACAGAACTACAGTCCCCAGTTTTGGCCGAGAAACGGTCCCAGACCAGCCAATAGATGGATGGGACCTAGGTCGCAAAGATTTTGGTGA